The Gambusia affinis linkage group LG11, SWU_Gaff_1.0, whole genome shotgun sequence genome contains a region encoding:
- the LOC122840143 gene encoding uncharacterized protein LOC122840143 isoform X3, which yields MGGFNIELSINIPKKREQAVETSSATANSLDGTQSQNRNCDNELMEQDDGDDSSSEKSTGSTTNEPSTMSRLRDSFFNWTESRNSSSRKPEQSNQTTDSKGWSFPSRFKLQTPVLKVHCTATSDTFGADTDIMKQLKNNLKSSVQLEETTRKNCSIIILFCPVSRSFESEVKFAMEKEAVSSSGKQFILVLMHHTRDPDYSTAGCDTSEVLKNVFYVHVFYHETENGLLKLAQNAQAIKAIEDVILHKK from the exons ATGGGTGGATTCAACATTGAATTGTCCATTAATATTCCTAAG AAGCGGGAACAAGCTGTTG AAACATCATCTGCAACGGCGAACAGCTTGG ATGGGACACAATCACAAAACAGGAATTGTGACAATGAATTGATGGAGCAAGATGACGGGGATGACAGTTCTTCAGAAAAGTCAACAG GAAGTACCACGAACGAACCTTCTACAATGAGTCGTCTGAGAGatagtttttttaattggaCAG AAAGTAGAAATTCCAGTTCAAGGAAACCTGAGCAGTCAAATCAAACTA CAGACAGCAAAGGATGGTCTTTTCCCAGCCGTTTCAAACTTCAAACACCAGTGTTGAAGGTCCACTGTACTGCTACCAGCGATACGTTTGGTGCCGATACTGACATAATGAAACAATTGAAGAACAACTTAAAGTCATCAGTACAGTTGGAAGAAACAACCAGGAAGAACTGCAGCATCATCATTCTCTTCTGTCCAGTCAGTCGCAGTTTTGAATCAGAAGTAAAGTTTGCCATGGAAAAGGAAGCAG tctCATCATCTGGTAAACAATtcattctggttctgatgcatcACACCAGAGACCCAGACTATTCCACTGCAGGATGTGACACCTCTGAAGtgctgaaaaatgtgttttatgtccATGTTTTTTACCATGAGACTGAAAACGGTTTGCTGAAACTGGCACAAAATGCCCAAGCAATCAAGGCAATTGAAGACGTAATTCTCCACAAGAAATAG
- the LOC122840143 gene encoding uncharacterized protein LOC122840143 isoform X4: MGGFNIELSINIPKKKREQAVETSSATANSLDGTQSQNRNCDNELMEQDDGDDSSSEKSTESRNSSSRKPEQSNQTTDSKGWSFPSRFKLQTPVLKVHCTATSDTFGADTDIMKQLKNNLKSSVQLEETTRKNCSIIILFCPVSRSFESEVKFAMEKEAVSSSGKQFILVLMHHTRDPDYSTAGCDTSEVLKNVFYVHVFYHETENGLLKLAQNAQAIKAIEDVILHKK, from the exons ATGGGTGGATTCAACATTGAATTGTCCATTAATATTCCTAAG AAGAAGCGGGAACAAGCTGTTG AAACATCATCTGCAACGGCGAACAGCTTGG ATGGGACACAATCACAAAACAGGAATTGTGACAATGAATTGATGGAGCAAGATGACGGGGATGACAGTTCTTCAGAAAAGTCAACAG AAAGTAGAAATTCCAGTTCAAGGAAACCTGAGCAGTCAAATCAAACTA CAGACAGCAAAGGATGGTCTTTTCCCAGCCGTTTCAAACTTCAAACACCAGTGTTGAAGGTCCACTGTACTGCTACCAGCGATACGTTTGGTGCCGATACTGACATAATGAAACAATTGAAGAACAACTTAAAGTCATCAGTACAGTTGGAAGAAACAACCAGGAAGAACTGCAGCATCATCATTCTCTTCTGTCCAGTCAGTCGCAGTTTTGAATCAGAAGTAAAGTTTGCCATGGAAAAGGAAGCAG tctCATCATCTGGTAAACAATtcattctggttctgatgcatcACACCAGAGACCCAGACTATTCCACTGCAGGATGTGACACCTCTGAAGtgctgaaaaatgtgttttatgtccATGTTTTTTACCATGAGACTGAAAACGGTTTGCTGAAACTGGCACAAAATGCCCAAGCAATCAAGGCAATTGAAGACGTAATTCTCCACAAGAAATAG
- the LOC122840142 gene encoding interferon-induced protein 44-like: protein MAASTLLDKPWRELRWGEKQKELQYVKEYKPEVEGIKHLRVLMFGHVGAGKSSFINSVSNVLRGRMSIPALTSATTSDRSFTIKYETHKIHVGRGTSKTFFPLVFNDVMGLEDGNNSGIHASDITLAMKGHVKEGHKFNPIAPLTKDDFGYNPNPSLDDKVHVLVCVMSANAPQINSSVLQKMKKVRETASELNIPQMAMMTHIDAACGEIEKDLKNVYRSKHLQKKMKDFSAAVGIPMNCIFPVKNYSDEIDIKDDVDILILSALRKMVDFGDDFIEKHVNSC from the exons ATGGCTGCTTCTACAT TGCTGGACAAACCATGGAGGGAACTACGATGGGG GGAGAAGCAGAAGGAACTTCAGTATGTGAAGGAGTACAAACCTGAAGTTGAAGGCATTAAGCATCTTCGAGTTCTCATGTTTGGACATGTTGGAGCTGGAAAATCCAGTTTCATCAACTCCGTCAGTAACGTCCTCCGAGGGCGAATGTCCATTCCTGCTTTGACCAGTGCGACCACCTCCGACAGAAGCTTCACCATAAAA tatGAAACTCATAAAATCCATGTGGGACGAGGAacttcaaagacattttttcctctggttttcAACGACGTCATGGGTCTGGAAGACGGGAACAACAGTGGGATTCATGCTAGCGACATCACACTGGCTATGAAAGGACACGTAAAGGAGGGTCACAAG TTTAATCCAATAGCCCCACTGACTAAAGACGATTTTGGATACAACCCAAATCCCTCACTTGATGACAAGGTTCATGTCCTGGTCTGTGTGATGTCTGCCAATGCTCCACAGATTAATAGTTCAGTTCTGCAGAAGATGAAGAAGGTCAGAGAAACAGCCAGTGAACTGA acATTCCTCAGATGGCCATGATGACCCACATCGATGCTGCCTGTGGGGAAATAGAGAAAGACTTGAAGAATGTTTACAGAAGCAAACACTTGCAAAAAAAG ATGAAAGACTTCAGTGCAGCAGTGGGAATCCCTATGAACTGCATCTTCCCTGTGAAGAACTACAGCGACGAAATTGACATAAAAGACGATGTTGACATTCTGATCTTGAGCGCGCTGAGGAAAATGGTCGACTTTGGAGATGACTTCATTGAGAAGCATGTAAACTCATgttaa
- the LOC122840143 gene encoding uncharacterized protein LOC122840143 isoform X1, whose amino-acid sequence MGGFNIELSINIPKKKREQAVETSSATANSLDGTQSQNRNCDNELMEQDDGDDSSSEKSTGSTTNEPSTMSRLRDSFFNWTESRNSSSRKPEQSNQTTDSKGWSFPSRFKLQTPVLKVHCTATSDTFGADTDIMKQLKNNLKSSVQLEETTRKNCSIIILFCPVSRSFESEVKFAMEKEAVSSSGKQFILVLMHHTRDPDYSTAGCDTSEVLKNVFYVHVFYHETENGLLKLAQNAQAIKAIEDVILHKK is encoded by the exons ATGGGTGGATTCAACATTGAATTGTCCATTAATATTCCTAAG AAGAAGCGGGAACAAGCTGTTG AAACATCATCTGCAACGGCGAACAGCTTGG ATGGGACACAATCACAAAACAGGAATTGTGACAATGAATTGATGGAGCAAGATGACGGGGATGACAGTTCTTCAGAAAAGTCAACAG GAAGTACCACGAACGAACCTTCTACAATGAGTCGTCTGAGAGatagtttttttaattggaCAG AAAGTAGAAATTCCAGTTCAAGGAAACCTGAGCAGTCAAATCAAACTA CAGACAGCAAAGGATGGTCTTTTCCCAGCCGTTTCAAACTTCAAACACCAGTGTTGAAGGTCCACTGTACTGCTACCAGCGATACGTTTGGTGCCGATACTGACATAATGAAACAATTGAAGAACAACTTAAAGTCATCAGTACAGTTGGAAGAAACAACCAGGAAGAACTGCAGCATCATCATTCTCTTCTGTCCAGTCAGTCGCAGTTTTGAATCAGAAGTAAAGTTTGCCATGGAAAAGGAAGCAG tctCATCATCTGGTAAACAATtcattctggttctgatgcatcACACCAGAGACCCAGACTATTCCACTGCAGGATGTGACACCTCTGAAGtgctgaaaaatgtgttttatgtccATGTTTTTTACCATGAGACTGAAAACGGTTTGCTGAAACTGGCACAAAATGCCCAAGCAATCAAGGCAATTGAAGACGTAATTCTCCACAAGAAATAG
- the LOC122840143 gene encoding uncharacterized protein LOC122840143 isoform X5: MGGFNIELSINIPKKKREQAVETSSATANSLDGTQSQNRNCDNELMEQDDGDDSSSEKSTESRNSSSRKPEQSNQTNSKGWSFPSRFKLQTPVLKVHCTATSDTFGADTDIMKQLKNNLKSSVQLEETTRKNCSIIILFCPVSRSFESEVKFAMEKEAVSSSGKQFILVLMHHTRDPDYSTAGCDTSEVLKNVFYVHVFYHETENGLLKLAQNAQAIKAIEDVILHKK, translated from the exons ATGGGTGGATTCAACATTGAATTGTCCATTAATATTCCTAAG AAGAAGCGGGAACAAGCTGTTG AAACATCATCTGCAACGGCGAACAGCTTGG ATGGGACACAATCACAAAACAGGAATTGTGACAATGAATTGATGGAGCAAGATGACGGGGATGACAGTTCTTCAGAAAAGTCAACAG AAAGTAGAAATTCCAGTTCAAGGAAACCTGAGCAGTCAAATCAAACTA ACAGCAAAGGATGGTCTTTTCCCAGCCGTTTCAAACTTCAAACACCAGTGTTGAAGGTCCACTGTACTGCTACCAGCGATACGTTTGGTGCCGATACTGACATAATGAAACAATTGAAGAACAACTTAAAGTCATCAGTACAGTTGGAAGAAACAACCAGGAAGAACTGCAGCATCATCATTCTCTTCTGTCCAGTCAGTCGCAGTTTTGAATCAGAAGTAAAGTTTGCCATGGAAAAGGAAGCAG tctCATCATCTGGTAAACAATtcattctggttctgatgcatcACACCAGAGACCCAGACTATTCCACTGCAGGATGTGACACCTCTGAAGtgctgaaaaatgtgttttatgtccATGTTTTTTACCATGAGACTGAAAACGGTTTGCTGAAACTGGCACAAAATGCCCAAGCAATCAAGGCAATTGAAGACGTAATTCTCCACAAGAAATAG
- the LOC122840143 gene encoding uncharacterized protein LOC122840143 isoform X2, protein MGGFNIELSINIPKKKREQAVETSSATANSLDGTQSQNRNCDNELMEQDDGDDSSSEKSTGSTTNEPSTMSRLRDSFFNWTESRNSSSRKPEQSNQTNSKGWSFPSRFKLQTPVLKVHCTATSDTFGADTDIMKQLKNNLKSSVQLEETTRKNCSIIILFCPVSRSFESEVKFAMEKEAVSSSGKQFILVLMHHTRDPDYSTAGCDTSEVLKNVFYVHVFYHETENGLLKLAQNAQAIKAIEDVILHKK, encoded by the exons ATGGGTGGATTCAACATTGAATTGTCCATTAATATTCCTAAG AAGAAGCGGGAACAAGCTGTTG AAACATCATCTGCAACGGCGAACAGCTTGG ATGGGACACAATCACAAAACAGGAATTGTGACAATGAATTGATGGAGCAAGATGACGGGGATGACAGTTCTTCAGAAAAGTCAACAG GAAGTACCACGAACGAACCTTCTACAATGAGTCGTCTGAGAGatagtttttttaattggaCAG AAAGTAGAAATTCCAGTTCAAGGAAACCTGAGCAGTCAAATCAAACTA ACAGCAAAGGATGGTCTTTTCCCAGCCGTTTCAAACTTCAAACACCAGTGTTGAAGGTCCACTGTACTGCTACCAGCGATACGTTTGGTGCCGATACTGACATAATGAAACAATTGAAGAACAACTTAAAGTCATCAGTACAGTTGGAAGAAACAACCAGGAAGAACTGCAGCATCATCATTCTCTTCTGTCCAGTCAGTCGCAGTTTTGAATCAGAAGTAAAGTTTGCCATGGAAAAGGAAGCAG tctCATCATCTGGTAAACAATtcattctggttctgatgcatcACACCAGAGACCCAGACTATTCCACTGCAGGATGTGACACCTCTGAAGtgctgaaaaatgtgttttatgtccATGTTTTTTACCATGAGACTGAAAACGGTTTGCTGAAACTGGCACAAAATGCCCAAGCAATCAAGGCAATTGAAGACGTAATTCTCCACAAGAAATAG
- the LOC122840145 gene encoding interferon-induced protein 44-like isoform X1, with translation MARKNYPFLRAIGAFYGLPEPAAEAAESPTLDEPWRELNWREKQENLRYVQEYKPQQDDIRYLRILLYGPVGSGKSSFINSVSNVIRGRMTIPALASAMTSDQSFTKRYETHKFIKGRGNAKTFYPLVFNDMMGLEDGTNRGVHADDIKLALEGHVKEGHKFNPVAPISQHDPGYNPTPSADDKVHVLVCVMSANTPQMKSSVLEKMKSVRETASDLGIPQMAMMTHVDEACCETEKNLRNVYKSKYLRKKMRDFSSAVGIPMNCIFPVKNYSEEIDMNDDIDTLILSALRKMVDFGDDLREDLN, from the exons aTGGCTCGAAAAAATTATCCTTTCCTGCGTGCAATTG gAGCCTTCTATGGGCTCCCAGAACCTGCTG CTGAAGCGGCAGAGTCTCCAA ctctgGATGAACCGTGGAGGGAACTAAACTGGCG CGAAAAACAGGAGAATCTTCGATATGTGCAGGAATACAAACCACAACAAGATGACATCAGGTACCTAAGAATCCTCCTGTATGGACCCGTCGGATCTGGGAAGTCCAGTTTCATCAACTCTGTCAGTAACGTCATTCGAGGTCGGATGACGATTCCTGCTTTGGCCAGCGCGATGACGTCTGATCAAAGCTTCACCAAAAGG tatGAAACTCATAAGTTCATTAAAGGACGAGGAAACGCAAAGACATTTTATCCTCTGGTCTTCAACGACATGATGGGACTGGAAGATGGAACCAACAGGGGAGTTCATGCTGACGACATCAAACTGGCTTTGGAAGGTCATGTGAAGGAAGGTCACAAG TTCAACCCAGTAGCTCCAATATCTCAACATGACCCAGGCTACAACCCGACCCCCTCTGCTGACGACAAAGTCCATGTCCTGGTCTGTGTGATGTCTGCCAACACTCCTCAGATGAAATCTTCAGTTCTGGAGAAGATGAAGAGTGTCAGGGAAACAGCCAGTGATCTGG GAATTCCTCAAATGGCCATGATGACACATGTAGATGAAGCCTGCtgtgaaactgagaaaaacttGAGGAATGTCTACAAGAGCAAGTacctgagaaaaaaa ATGAGAGACTTCAGCTCAGCAGTTGGAATCCCCATGAACTGCATCTTCCCTGTGAAGAACTACAGTGAAGAA
- the LOC122840145 gene encoding interferon-induced protein 44-like isoform X2, which yields MARKNYPFLRAIGAFYGLPEPAAEAAESPTLDEPWRELNWREKQENLRYVQEYKPQQDDIRYLRILLYGPVGSGKSSFINSVSNVIRGRMTIPALASAMTSDQSFTKRYETHKFIKGRGNAKTFYPLVFNDMMGLEDGTNRGVHADDIKLALEGHVKEGHKFNPVAPISQHDPGYNPTPSADDKVHVLVCVMSANTPQMKSSVLEKMKSVRETASDLGIPQMAMMTHVDEACCETEKNLRNVYKSKYLRKKMRDFSSAVGIPMNCIFPVKNYSEEIDMNNDVDTLILSALRNMVNFGDDFIEKI from the exons aTGGCTCGAAAAAATTATCCTTTCCTGCGTGCAATTG gAGCCTTCTATGGGCTCCCAGAACCTGCTG CTGAAGCGGCAGAGTCTCCAA ctctgGATGAACCGTGGAGGGAACTAAACTGGCG CGAAAAACAGGAGAATCTTCGATATGTGCAGGAATACAAACCACAACAAGATGACATCAGGTACCTAAGAATCCTCCTGTATGGACCCGTCGGATCTGGGAAGTCCAGTTTCATCAACTCTGTCAGTAACGTCATTCGAGGTCGGATGACGATTCCTGCTTTGGCCAGCGCGATGACGTCTGATCAAAGCTTCACCAAAAGG tatGAAACTCATAAGTTCATTAAAGGACGAGGAAACGCAAAGACATTTTATCCTCTGGTCTTCAACGACATGATGGGACTGGAAGATGGAACCAACAGGGGAGTTCATGCTGACGACATCAAACTGGCTTTGGAAGGTCATGTGAAGGAAGGTCACAAG TTCAACCCAGTAGCTCCAATATCTCAACATGACCCAGGCTACAACCCGACCCCCTCTGCTGACGACAAAGTCCATGTCCTGGTCTGTGTGATGTCTGCCAACACTCCTCAGATGAAATCTTCAGTTCTGGAGAAGATGAAGAGTGTCAGGGAAACAGCCAGTGATCTGG GAATTCCTCAAATGGCCATGATGACACATGTAGATGAAGCCTGCtgtgaaactgagaaaaacttGAGGAATGTCTACAAGAGCAAGTacctgagaaaaaaa ATGAGAGACTTCAGCTCAGCAGTTGGAATCCCCATGAACTGCATCTTCCCTGTGAAGAACTACAGTGAAGAAATCGACATGAACAATGATGTTGATACTCTGATCCTGAGCGCTCTGAGGAATATGGTCAACTTTGGAGACGACTTCATTGAGAAGATTTAA